In Azospirillum thermophilum, the genomic stretch CGCCGACTGGGCGAGCCCGACCGGCACGAAGCCTGCGGCGGTGACGATGGTGCCGCTCAGCATCGGGAAGGCGGTGGAGGTGTAGGCGAAGGCGCCCGCCTTCATGCGGTCCCAGCCCTGTTCCATCTTCACCACCATCATCTCGACCGCGATGATGGCGTCGTCCACCAGCAGGCCGAGCGCGATGATCAGTGCGCCGAGCGAGATGCGGTGCAGGTCGATGTGGAGGAGCTGCATGGCGACCAGCGTCATCGCCAGCACCAGCGGGACCGCCAGCGCGACCACGATGCCGGTCCGCCAGCCCAGGCTGACGAGGCTGACCAGGATGACGATGGCCAGCGCCTCGGCCAGCGACTTCATGAACTCGCCGACCGAATGGTCCACCACGGTCGGCTGGTCGGCGATCTGCGCCATCTCCAGCCCGGCCGGCAGCTCGGCGCGGATGGCCGCCATCGCCTCGTGGAGCTGCTCGCCGAGTCGCAGGACGTTGCCGCCCTTCGCCATGACGACGCCGAGCCCGAGGGCATCCTGCCCCTTGTAGCGCAGGGTGTAGCGGCGCGGCTCGACATAGCCGCGCTTCACGTCGGCCACGTCGCCGATGGTCAGCAGGCGCCCGCCGGTCTCCACCGGGATGGCGCGCACCGCCTCCGCCGTCTCCAGCCCCATGTCGACGCGGACGAAGACCCGCTGCGAACCGGTGTCGACGTCGCCCGAGGCGGCGATGGCGTTCTCGCGCTGCAGGGCCTGGATCACCGAATCGACCGACAGGCCGAAGCTGGCCAGCCGCTGGCTGGAGATCTCGACATAGACCTTCTCGTCCTGCGGGGCGATCAGGTCGACCTTCTCGACGCCGGGCAGGCGCAGCAGCCGGGCGCGCACGTCCTCCGCCACCTTCTTGAGCTGGGCGGGGGTGAAGTCGGCACCCATGAAGGCGTAGATCGCCGAATAGACGTCGCCGAACTCGTCGTTGAAGAAGGGACCGAGCACGCCTTCCGGCAGGGTGTAGCGGATGTCGCCGACCTTCTTGCGCGCCTGGTACCACAGGTCGGCGACCATGCGCGGCGGCGTGTAGTCCTTGAGCTGCAGGAAGATCACCGATTCGCCGGGCCTGGAATAGCTGCGGGCGAAGTCGTAGTAGGGGACCTCCTCCAGCTTCTTCTCGATCCGGTCGGTGACGTACTGCTCCACCTCGCGGGCGGTGGCGCCCGGCCATTCGGTGCGGATCGTCATGACCTTGAAGGTGAAGGACGGATCCTCCGCCCGGCCGAGGTTCCGGTAGGCGAGCACGCCGGCGAGCACGCTCGCCAGGATCAGGAAGAGCACGAGCGTGCGGTGGTGCAGCGCCCAGGCGGACAGGTTGCCGCGCGAGACGGCGCCGGGCGGGGGGCTGTGCGGCTGGCTCATTTGCCGGGCTCCGTCCACACGCGCACCTTCTGCCCGGCATCCAGCTTGTGGACGCCGGCGGTCACGACCCGCTCACCCTCCTTCAGCCCCTCGGACACGATGGCGAGGTCGCCGGCATAGGCGGCGATGGCGACCGGGCGCAGCTCCAGCCGCTCCGCGCCGGGGGAGACGACCCAGACGGCGGGCTGCTGGTCCTTCTGCGTGATGGCGGTCATCGGCAGGCGGGCGATCACGCCGGCCCGCTCCTGCCGGGCGATCAGCGTCGCCGTCATGCCGAGCTGGACCAGCGGCGGCGGGTCGATCAGCGTGACGCGCGCCTGATAGGTGCGGGTGCCGGGGTCGGCGCTGGGCGACAGCTCGCGCAGCGTGCCGGCGATCGGCGCGCCGGGGTTGGCCCACAGCTCCACCGACAACCGGCGCTGGGGCAGGGTGGCGACCTGCTGTTCGGGGATGTTGGCGACCGCCTCCACCGAACCCAGACGGGCGACGCGGAAGGCGGCCTGGCCCTGGGCGACCACCTGGCCCGGCTCGATCAGCGTCGCGGTGACGATGCCCGGCGCATCGGCGATCAGGCTGGTGTACTGCAGCGAGTTGGTCAGGACATGGAGCTGCGCCTCGATCTCGCGCACCCGCGCCTCCGCCTTGTCCAGCGCGGTCCGGCGGCGGTCGAACTCCTGCCTGGTCGTCCATTCGCCCTGGCGGAGCTGCGAATAGCGGGAGAAATCGGCGCGGGCATTGGCCGCATCGGCCCTGGCGGAGGCGAGCTGCGCCTGGGTGGCGCGCACCTGCAGCTCGATGTCGGCGGGATCGAGTCGGGCCAGCGCCATCCCGGGCTCCACCCGCGTGCCGACCTCGACCAGCCGGGCGACCACCTTGCCGGCGACGCGGAAGCCGACGTCGGCCTCCACCCGCGGGCGGATCACGGCGGGGTAGCGGACGGTGTCGCTGGCGGGCTCCAGCGCCACGGTGACGACGCGGACGGGCCGTGCCTCGACCTCGGGAGCGGAGTGGGTTTCCTTGCAGCCGGCAAGCGCCGCAGCGGCGGCCATGAGGGCGACCGCCCCCAGGGCGCGGCCGCGCAGGACCGTCCCTCCCAACCACCCGGTTGCGAACCCGCTGGTCATATCCCCGTCTCCCCACTGGACTGGACTGTATCGTACTGCTAGATTCCTAGGACGAAGCCGATCCCCCGTCAAGAGTGAACGATACAGTTCAGTGCAGTCCCTAACCAATCAGGGCCCGGACCGGGCCGGCCGGACCGTCGCGGATGGTCCTGCCGATCCCAAGACGGCGCAGATCCTCGCCGCCTCGCGCGAGGTGTTCCTCGAACTCGGCTATGCCGGTGCCTCCATGGACATGGTGGCGCAGCGGGCGCGCGTGTCGAAGACGACGCTCTACACCCGCTTCCCGTCCAAGCAGGACCTCTATGCCGCGACCATCTCGGCCGAATGCGAGCGGCATGGACTGCGTTTCCGGCCGGAGGAGTTCGACGGGCTGTCATTGAGGGACGCGCTGCGGCGGATCGGCCGGCGCTTCGTCGATCTCGTCTGGTCGGAGCCGGCGATCCGCGTCTTCCAGTCGGTCGCCGGCGAGTCCACCCGTCAGCCCGAGCCGGCCCAGATATACTACCGGTCGGGACCGGAGAAGGGGATCGGGGCGGTCGTCGCCCTGTTCGAGCATCTGGCGGCCGGGGGCCTGCTCGACACCGACGATCCGGCCTTCGCCGCCACCCAGTTCCTTGCGGCGCTGCAGGGGGCGCCCTATTGCGCCCTGGTCCTTGGCCTTGGGCCTGAGCCGACGCAGGAGGAACGCTACGCCTTCGTCGACAAGGCGACGGACCTGTTCCTGCGCGGGGTGGTGCCGGCCTCTCAGAAGAGCGGGAGCTGATCGCCCGCCCGCGGCGGCGGCCGGAAGGCGGCGCGGTCCAGCGGCAGCCAGCGTCCGCCCAGCCCCAGCGCCGTCACCAGCCGCTTGAACCGTGCCGACAGCAGGGCGGCATAGGGGCCCTCCCCGCGCATCCGCTCGCCGAAGCCTGACCGGTAGAGATCGCCGCCGCGGCACTGGCGGATCAGGTTCAGCACGCGGTCGGCCCGGTTGGGGACATGGCTGTGCAGCCACTCCTCGAACAGGCCGGATATCTCCAGCGGCAGTCGGACCAGGATGTAGTTGGCGCCGCTGGCCCCGGCGGCGGCGGCGGCCCCGACGATCTCCTCCAGTTCGTGGTCGGTCAGGCCGGGG encodes the following:
- a CDS encoding efflux RND transporter periplasmic adaptor subunit is translated as MTSGFATGWLGGTVLRGRALGAVALMAAAAALAGCKETHSAPEVEARPVRVVTVALEPASDTVRYPAVIRPRVEADVGFRVAGKVVARLVEVGTRVEPGMALARLDPADIELQVRATQAQLASARADAANARADFSRYSQLRQGEWTTRQEFDRRRTALDKAEARVREIEAQLHVLTNSLQYTSLIADAPGIVTATLIEPGQVVAQGQAAFRVARLGSVEAVANIPEQQVATLPQRRLSVELWANPGAPIAGTLRELSPSADPGTRTYQARVTLIDPPPLVQLGMTATLIARQERAGVIARLPMTAITQKDQQPAVWVVSPGAERLELRPVAIAAYAGDLAIVSEGLKEGERVVTAGVHKLDAGQKVRVWTEPGK
- a CDS encoding TetR/AcrR family transcriptional regulator; protein product: MQSLTNQGPDRAGRTVADGPADPKTAQILAASREVFLELGYAGASMDMVAQRARVSKTTLYTRFPSKQDLYAATISAECERHGLRFRPEEFDGLSLRDALRRIGRRFVDLVWSEPAIRVFQSVAGESTRQPEPAQIYYRSGPEKGIGAVVALFEHLAAGGLLDTDDPAFAATQFLAALQGAPYCALVLGLGPEPTQEERYAFVDKATDLFLRGVVPASQKSGS